A window of the Cystobacter fuscus genome harbors these coding sequences:
- a CDS encoding NADH-quinone oxidoreductase subunit C, with protein sequence MSTFALDRVTAQFPEAVAERYLDRTGGAWAVIHAEHLPKVAAFLKHELDFKLFVSIDAVDRLHLAENDPRFEVVYFISSLSRREHVRLKVRVSESQLEIPSLVSVFKGANWWERFVWDFYGVRFAGHPDLRRVLLYEEFQGHPLRKDYALRDRQPLIPERPIKDIFRGPGTSGVS encoded by the coding sequence TTGAGCACCTTCGCACTCGACAGGGTCACTGCCCAGTTTCCGGAGGCGGTGGCGGAGCGCTATTTGGACCGCACGGGCGGCGCCTGGGCCGTCATCCACGCGGAGCACCTTCCCAAGGTGGCCGCCTTCCTCAAGCACGAGCTGGACTTCAAGCTCTTCGTGTCGATCGACGCGGTGGACCGGCTCCACCTGGCGGAGAACGATCCGCGCTTCGAGGTCGTCTACTTCATCAGCTCCCTGTCGCGCCGCGAGCACGTGCGCCTCAAGGTGCGGGTGAGCGAATCGCAGTTGGAGATTCCCTCGCTGGTGTCCGTGTTCAAGGGCGCCAACTGGTGGGAGCGCTTCGTGTGGGACTTCTACGGCGTGCGCTTCGCCGGACACCCGGACTTGCGCCGCGTGTTGCTCTACGAGGAGTTCCAGGGCCATCCCCTGCGCAAGGACTACGCCCTGCGCGACCGGCAGCCGCTCATTCCCGAGCGGCCCATCAAGGACATCTTCCGCGGCCCCGGTACCAGCGGCGTCTCCTGA
- a CDS encoding (2Fe-2S) ferredoxin domain-containing protein — protein MKRYRLSVCKGSSCKAGGSDAVAQAAREELSARSLQPRCELYRGGCYGFCHMGPNVVIREETGRKRDPLSPEDYQLMGWEGEAYYSHMTPEKMRRVVAEHIAQDKPVIELFGHPEEAEG, from the coding sequence ATGAAGCGCTACCGCCTCTCCGTGTGTAAGGGCTCGAGTTGCAAGGCCGGTGGCTCCGACGCCGTGGCCCAGGCCGCCCGCGAGGAGCTGTCCGCCCGCTCCCTCCAGCCGCGCTGCGAACTCTACCGCGGGGGCTGCTACGGCTTCTGTCACATGGGGCCCAACGTCGTCATCCGCGAGGAGACGGGCCGCAAGAGGGATCCCCTCTCGCCCGAGGACTACCAGCTCATGGGCTGGGAGGGCGAGGCGTACTACTCACACATGACGCCGGAGAAGATGCGGCGCGTGGTGGCCGAGCACATCGCTCAGGACAAGCCCGTCATCGAGCTGTTCGGCCACCCCGAGGAAGCGGAAGGCTAG
- a CDS encoding adenylate/guanylate cyclase domain-containing protein: MDESGQTHAPLADSLMEPVGRALEAERQHNTVRLAQLRCLGVSLVLLVTVYLGVGRGLADWRVYLAPFLAYWLCTVASLAAVVRWPRVASWAGLSLAVVDVPAIYWLQHLALPVSPFPAGVAGFTLGLYAFVIVLSALSMRLAVLLSVTAVAALAEVRLQTEASVGTGAQVVAVLVLALTAGASRYLFHRIHVLVSALTREELKRAQLGRYFAPAVAERLQDLASPASRPELREVTLLFADLRDFTALSERLSPEAVVTLLNEYYGHMVEVVFRHGGTLDKFIGDALMVYFGAPLPEPEHPRRAVACALEMVRELEVVNARRAARGEPVLRMGVGLHTGRVVLGNIGSMARRLEYTAIGDTVNLASRIEQLTKRHGTPVLVSRETREQAGDGFLWKELPPTAVAGKREPVSTFIPLDPRENAGVAARKPRSGERRLLSRVSGEDG; the protein is encoded by the coding sequence GTGGACGAATCCGGGCAGACCCACGCCCCGCTCGCCGACTCCCTGATGGAGCCGGTGGGCAGGGCGCTCGAGGCCGAACGCCAGCACAACACGGTACGACTGGCGCAGTTGCGCTGCCTCGGGGTGTCGCTCGTGCTGCTCGTCACGGTGTACCTGGGCGTGGGGCGGGGGCTGGCGGACTGGCGGGTGTACCTCGCGCCCTTCCTCGCCTACTGGCTGTGTACCGTCGCGTCACTCGCGGCGGTGGTGCGCTGGCCCCGGGTGGCGAGCTGGGCCGGGCTCTCCCTGGCGGTGGTGGATGTGCCCGCCATCTACTGGTTGCAGCACCTCGCCCTGCCCGTCTCCCCCTTCCCGGCGGGCGTGGCGGGCTTCACGCTCGGCCTCTACGCGTTCGTCATCGTCCTGTCCGCCCTGTCCATGCGCCTCGCGGTGCTCCTCTCGGTGACGGCCGTGGCGGCCCTGGCCGAGGTGCGGCTGCAGACCGAGGCCAGCGTGGGCACGGGCGCCCAGGTGGTGGCGGTGCTGGTGCTGGCGCTCACGGCGGGGGCCTCGCGCTACCTCTTCCACCGCATCCACGTGCTCGTCTCCGCGCTGACGCGCGAGGAACTCAAGCGCGCCCAGCTCGGCCGCTACTTCGCCCCCGCCGTCGCCGAGCGCTTGCAGGACCTGGCCTCCCCCGCGTCCCGGCCCGAGCTGCGCGAGGTGACGCTGCTGTTCGCGGACCTGCGCGACTTCACCGCGCTGAGCGAGCGGCTGTCGCCCGAGGCCGTGGTCACCCTGCTCAACGAGTACTACGGACACATGGTGGAGGTGGTGTTCCGCCATGGGGGCACGCTCGACAAGTTCATCGGGGACGCACTCATGGTGTACTTCGGTGCCCCCCTGCCCGAGCCCGAGCATCCCCGGCGCGCGGTGGCGTGTGCCCTGGAGATGGTGCGGGAGCTGGAGGTGGTCAACGCCCGGCGGGCGGCGCGGGGAGAGCCGGTGCTGCGCATGGGGGTGGGCCTGCACACCGGCCGGGTGGTGTTGGGCAACATCGGCTCCATGGCCCGACGTCTCGAGTACACCGCCATTGGCGACACGGTGAATCTGGCCAGTCGGATCGAGCAGCTCACCAAGCGGCACGGCACGCCGGTGCTGGTGTCCCGGGAGACGCGCGAGCAGGCGGGCGACGGCTTCCTGTGGAAGGAGCTTCCCCCCACGGCCGTGGCGGGCAAGCGCGAGCCGGTGTCCACGTTCATTCCCCTGGACCCCCGGGAAAACGCCGGGGTGGCGGCCCGCAAGCCCCGATCCGGAGAGCGCCGGCTTCTGTCTCGCGTAAGTGGCGAGGATGGCTAA
- a CDS encoding adenylate/guanylate cyclase domain-containing protein, with product MRSLPIYSTGLRFLQRLGYSLLQATLFGVILGLLVYYRVPRARLSEEAPPLALLARPASWLQAAENVTYDWRARSLGARGSRSDRVVVVALDDETLAEARQDEHAGIDSYPWSREILGGLTKRLLDEGAELVLLDLPFTERSPRAPLLPGAPGQEERDDDRVFRSLLDEVPRKSVLAFSWSADRGVPPGSRLWPYRVRLGTSPTEAEARGRVQKILADQRPAFLLPGKDGVEVWAGVASEQEGQRVALAQGVREPPRIQERRISDDVYRVGPLELFISLAEVKVEGLDASQLAEVRQVEHPVAPLLGAASLYGAITLPADPDGVVRAVPHLVSYRSRDGNRHVLPSMPLVAAMLQANTRELRYADGRLYVGERFSLPMDESGYSLIRWDAAEVGRGSRGSVARAIPAWNVLLNFFAVSEGVPPRAAHDIDGRLIVFSNTSRRAMNFLHTPIGEHTPTGAVLAQSLVNLLQSESLSRATRRWDLGLTLGMALLGAFVALTVNRGLRSSGDAFLYLFVMAAVGVGYAVGAWYVFVHRLLWVAMVGPLLAMGLTFLFTIVQASRSEQQLRHFITDVLGRYVSPEVARLVTRDLRQLTRPELREVTVFFCDLDGFSRLSGELPPERLVQFLNEYLTEVTDVVRATRGQVDKYMGDAVMAFWGAPVRTERHAHHACEAALVVRSTLLARQEYWTKTYGHAVQCRIGIDSGEVLVGGMGSALESKYSVLGRSVKFSMYLEGLNRGYGTFVLVGDGVARLAQDGYVFREVDRVRPKGRTESTRLHELVGRKGEVQAAAQAHLSLHEQALTAYHERRFDEALALFTRSVEEFQDPVARVYIERCRVFAQKRPAEDWDGVFVLEGP from the coding sequence GTGCGCAGCCTTCCCATCTACTCCACCGGCCTCCGCTTCCTGCAACGGCTCGGCTATTCGCTCCTGCAGGCCACGCTCTTCGGCGTCATCCTCGGGCTGCTCGTCTACTACCGCGTCCCGCGCGCGCGGCTCTCCGAGGAAGCCCCTCCGCTCGCGCTGCTCGCGCGCCCGGCGTCGTGGCTCCAGGCCGCCGAGAACGTCACCTATGACTGGCGCGCGCGCTCGCTGGGCGCGCGGGGCTCGCGCTCGGATCGCGTGGTGGTGGTGGCGCTCGACGACGAGACGCTCGCCGAGGCGCGCCAGGACGAGCACGCGGGCATCGACTCCTACCCCTGGTCCCGGGAGATCCTCGGGGGCTTGACGAAGCGGCTGCTCGACGAGGGCGCCGAGTTGGTGTTGCTCGATCTGCCCTTCACGGAGCGCAGTCCCCGCGCCCCCCTCTTGCCGGGCGCGCCGGGCCAGGAGGAGCGGGACGATGACCGGGTGTTCCGCTCGCTCCTGGACGAGGTCCCCCGGAAGTCGGTGCTGGCCTTCTCGTGGTCCGCGGATCGGGGCGTGCCGCCGGGCAGCCGGCTGTGGCCGTACCGCGTCCGGCTCGGCACCTCACCCACCGAGGCCGAGGCACGTGGCCGGGTGCAGAAGATCCTCGCCGACCAGCGCCCGGCGTTCCTCCTGCCCGGCAAGGACGGGGTGGAGGTGTGGGCGGGCGTGGCCAGCGAGCAGGAGGGCCAGCGGGTGGCACTGGCGCAGGGTGTTCGCGAGCCCCCGCGCATCCAGGAGCGGCGCATCTCCGACGACGTGTACCGGGTGGGGCCACTCGAGCTCTTCATCTCGCTCGCCGAGGTGAAGGTGGAGGGGCTGGACGCGTCGCAGCTGGCGGAGGTGCGGCAGGTGGAGCACCCGGTGGCGCCGCTGCTCGGCGCGGCGAGCCTCTATGGCGCCATCACCCTGCCGGCGGATCCCGACGGCGTGGTGCGGGCCGTGCCGCACCTGGTGAGCTACCGCAGCCGGGACGGCAACCGGCACGTGCTGCCCTCCATGCCCCTGGTGGCGGCGATGCTCCAGGCGAACACGCGCGAGCTGCGCTACGCGGACGGGCGGCTGTACGTGGGCGAGCGCTTCTCGTTGCCCATGGACGAGTCCGGCTACAGCCTCATCCGCTGGGACGCGGCGGAGGTGGGGCGCGGCTCGCGCGGCTCGGTGGCCCGGGCCATTCCCGCGTGGAACGTGCTGCTCAACTTCTTCGCCGTGAGCGAGGGGGTGCCGCCGCGCGCCGCCCACGACATCGACGGTCGGCTCATCGTCTTCAGCAACACCTCGCGCCGGGCCATGAACTTCCTGCACACCCCCATTGGCGAGCACACGCCCACGGGCGCGGTGCTCGCGCAGTCGCTGGTGAACCTGTTGCAGTCCGAGAGCCTCTCGCGCGCCACGCGGCGGTGGGACCTGGGGTTGACGCTCGGCATGGCGCTTCTGGGCGCCTTCGTCGCGCTCACCGTCAACCGGGGCCTGCGCTCCTCGGGGGACGCGTTCCTGTACCTGTTCGTCATGGCGGCGGTGGGGGTGGGCTATGCCGTGGGGGCCTGGTACGTCTTCGTCCACCGGCTCTTGTGGGTGGCCATGGTGGGCCCGTTGCTGGCCATGGGCCTCACCTTCCTCTTCACCATCGTCCAGGCCTCGCGCAGCGAGCAGCAGCTGCGCCACTTCATCACCGACGTGCTCGGCCGCTACGTGAGCCCCGAGGTGGCGCGGCTCGTCACGCGCGACCTGCGCCAGCTCACCCGTCCGGAGCTGCGCGAGGTGACGGTCTTCTTCTGCGACCTGGACGGCTTCTCGCGGCTGTCCGGCGAGCTGCCCCCCGAGCGGCTCGTGCAGTTCCTCAACGAGTACCTGACGGAAGTGACGGACGTGGTGCGCGCCACGCGCGGGCAGGTGGACAAGTACATGGGGGACGCGGTGATGGCCTTCTGGGGCGCGCCCGTGCGCACCGAGCGCCACGCCCACCACGCCTGCGAGGCCGCCCTGGTGGTGCGCTCCACGCTGCTCGCGCGCCAGGAGTACTGGACGAAGACGTACGGCCACGCGGTGCAGTGCCGCATCGGCATCGACAGCGGCGAGGTGCTGGTGGGCGGCATGGGCAGCGCGCTCGAGTCGAAGTACTCGGTGCTGGGCCGCTCGGTGAAGTTCTCCATGTACCTGGAGGGGCTCAACCGCGGCTACGGCACCTTCGTGCTCGTGGGCGACGGCGTGGCGCGCCTGGCCCAGGACGGCTACGTCTTCCGCGAGGTGGATCGGGTCCGCCCCAAGGGGCGCACCGAGTCCACGCGTCTGCACGAGCTGGTGGGCCGCAAGGGCGAGGTGCAGGCCGCGGCCCAGGCCCACCTGTCGCTGCACGAGCAGGCGCTCACCGCGTACCACGAGCGGCGCTTCGACGAGGCGCTGGCGCTGTTCACCCGGAGCGTGGAGGAGTTCCAGGATCCGGTGGCGCGTGTCTACATCGAGCGCTGCCGCGTCTTCGCCCAGAAGCGCCCGGCGGAGGACTGGGACGGCGTGTTCGTGCTCGAAGGGCCGTGA
- the nuoD gene encoding NADH dehydrogenase (quinone) subunit D gives MADPHKPAAHPHPDVPNPDTDAYAQESELEAHLQSKPMFINMGPSHPAMHGTVRMKVHLEGEIIKNADCEIGFLHRGFQKSCENVTWTQCLPYTDRLNYASPLMNNFGFLNAVEKLIGLEIPERAQYIRVIGSELHRIHDHLTCVAATGMELGGFAPFLFAMEARELIMDRVAELTGARLTTSFGRVGGLNRDLPEGWIERTLKSLDKIRELNIEVESLLSRNRIFVDRMKGTGIISAEDAIDYGWTGPCLRACGIDYDLRKTRPYWVYNQLDFDVPVGEHGDNYDRYLMRIEEMKQSERILRQALAKIPSGPIIVDDWRIALPPKPEVYGTIEGVISHFKLVMEGIQVPAGEVFDATESANGELGWYIVSDGGGRPYKVHVRAPGFPILSAVSSIVTGNMLADLIPTFDTINMIGGEVEQ, from the coding sequence ATGGCGGACCCCCACAAGCCCGCAGCCCATCCCCACCCCGACGTGCCCAACCCGGACACCGACGCCTATGCCCAGGAGTCGGAGCTGGAGGCGCACCTGCAGTCCAAGCCCATGTTCATCAACATGGGCCCCTCCCACCCCGCCATGCACGGCACGGTGCGCATGAAGGTGCACCTGGAGGGAGAGATCATCAAGAACGCCGACTGCGAGATCGGCTTCCTGCACCGCGGCTTCCAGAAGAGCTGCGAGAACGTCACCTGGACGCAGTGCCTGCCCTATACGGACCGGCTCAACTACGCGTCCCCGCTGATGAACAACTTCGGCTTCCTCAACGCCGTGGAGAAGCTCATCGGCCTGGAGATCCCCGAGCGCGCCCAGTACATCCGCGTCATCGGCTCGGAGCTGCACCGCATCCATGACCACCTCACGTGCGTGGCGGCGACGGGCATGGAGCTCGGAGGCTTCGCGCCCTTCCTCTTCGCCATGGAGGCGCGCGAGCTCATCATGGATCGGGTGGCCGAGCTGACGGGCGCGCGGCTGACCACCAGCTTCGGCCGCGTGGGCGGGCTCAACCGCGATCTGCCCGAGGGGTGGATCGAGCGGACCCTCAAGTCGCTGGACAAGATCCGCGAGCTGAACATCGAGGTGGAATCGCTCCTGTCGCGCAACCGCATCTTCGTGGACCGCATGAAGGGCACCGGCATCATCAGCGCCGAGGACGCCATCGACTACGGCTGGACGGGCCCGTGCCTGCGCGCCTGCGGCATCGACTACGACCTGCGCAAGACGCGGCCGTACTGGGTCTACAACCAGCTCGACTTCGACGTGCCGGTGGGTGAGCACGGCGACAACTACGACCGCTACCTCATGCGCATCGAGGAGATGAAGCAGTCGGAGCGCATCCTGCGCCAGGCGCTGGCGAAGATCCCCTCCGGGCCCATCATCGTGGACGACTGGCGCATCGCGCTGCCGCCCAAGCCCGAGGTGTACGGCACCATCGAGGGCGTCATCTCCCACTTCAAGCTGGTGATGGAGGGCATCCAGGTGCCCGCCGGCGAGGTCTTCGACGCCACCGAGTCCGCCAACGGCGAGCTCGGCTGGTACATCGTGAGCGACGGCGGCGGCCGGCCCTACAAGGTCCACGTGCGCGCGCCGGGCTTCCCCATCCTGTCCGCCGTGTCGTCCATCGTGACGGGCAACATGCTCGCGGACCTGATTCCCACGTTTGACACGATCAACATGATCGGCGGCGAGGTCGAGCAGTGA
- a CDS encoding 2Fe-2S iron-sulfur cluster-binding protein: protein MSDNDTKKPTGDAQPPVKGAPTDTPAAKIGSEPSNPPAGPKLDTPPAAHSAPTPPPPAAAAPPPAPKPPGPPPPKNPGFVTCTIDGKEVIAKPGTNMIEAARKVGSIIPYFCYHPRLSIAANCRMCFVEASNAPKMVPACQTPLAEGQVIKTNTPKVKEQQRAVMEFLLLNHPVDCSICDQAGECKLQDYYMRYDYRPSRLEGAKVLKNKRKVLGPRVVMDQERCILCSRCVRFMNEVAKEPQLGIFGRGSHEVVDTFPGSELSSNYSLNTVDICPVGALLGRDYRFRARTWFQSAAPSVCTGCSRGCNTYADFMGQETYRYRPRENEAVNKSWMCDHGRLTYKGLNLGRVLNAVVGRQQGGTARPEVARKEAIQAAGRALADAKGKVAVLASPVASNEDLLAALTFAKTTLGVREVYVGGRPQGEADHYLLTADRNPNRKGLELIAQGLELKLQPFEALVQGIDGGKVKALYAVGSEVPGSEATFAQTAAKLDTFVVQATNESPLTAQATVLLPASAHVEYDGSFVQVDGLVQRFRKAYPSKGEAVPHAQLVAELTRELGGSTSWTTTREAFRELGKAVPEFASFDWDKAAPPDREKPGINPLPSGADGRPAGYREFGAPRVRGL, encoded by the coding sequence GTGAGCGACAACGACACCAAGAAGCCCACCGGCGACGCGCAGCCGCCCGTCAAGGGCGCGCCCACGGACACGCCCGCGGCGAAGATCGGCTCCGAGCCCTCCAATCCGCCCGCGGGCCCCAAGCTGGACACGCCGCCCGCCGCGCACAGCGCCCCCACCCCTCCGCCTCCGGCCGCCGCGGCGCCGCCTCCGGCGCCCAAGCCGCCCGGCCCGCCTCCGCCGAAGAACCCGGGCTTCGTCACGTGCACCATCGACGGCAAGGAAGTCATCGCCAAGCCGGGCACGAACATGATCGAGGCGGCGCGCAAGGTCGGCTCGATCATCCCCTACTTCTGCTACCACCCGCGCCTGTCCATCGCGGCCAACTGCCGCATGTGCTTCGTGGAGGCGTCCAACGCCCCCAAGATGGTGCCCGCGTGCCAGACGCCGCTCGCCGAGGGGCAGGTCATCAAGACCAACACCCCCAAGGTCAAGGAGCAGCAGCGCGCGGTGATGGAGTTCCTGCTGCTCAACCACCCGGTGGACTGCTCCATCTGTGACCAGGCCGGTGAGTGCAAGCTGCAGGACTACTACATGCGCTACGACTACCGCCCCTCGCGTCTGGAGGGGGCGAAGGTCCTGAAGAACAAGCGCAAGGTGCTCGGGCCCCGCGTGGTGATGGACCAGGAGCGCTGCATCCTGTGCAGCCGCTGCGTGCGCTTCATGAACGAGGTGGCCAAGGAGCCGCAGCTGGGCATCTTCGGCCGCGGCAGCCACGAGGTCGTCGACACGTTCCCCGGCAGCGAGCTGAGCAGCAACTACTCGCTCAACACCGTGGACATCTGCCCGGTGGGCGCGCTGCTCGGCCGCGACTACCGCTTCCGCGCCCGCACGTGGTTCCAGTCCGCCGCGCCCTCGGTGTGCACCGGGTGCTCGCGCGGCTGCAACACCTACGCGGACTTCATGGGCCAGGAGACGTACCGCTACCGCCCGCGCGAGAACGAGGCCGTCAACAAGAGCTGGATGTGCGACCACGGCCGGCTCACGTACAAGGGCCTCAACCTGGGCCGCGTGCTCAACGCCGTGGTGGGCCGCCAGCAGGGCGGCACCGCCCGTCCCGAGGTGGCGCGCAAGGAGGCCATCCAGGCCGCGGGCCGCGCGCTCGCGGACGCCAAGGGCAAGGTGGCCGTGCTCGCCTCGCCCGTGGCCTCCAACGAGGATCTGCTCGCCGCGCTCACCTTCGCCAAGACGACGCTGGGCGTGCGTGAGGTGTACGTGGGTGGCCGCCCGCAGGGCGAGGCCGACCACTACCTGCTCACGGCCGACCGCAACCCCAACCGCAAGGGCCTGGAGCTCATCGCCCAGGGCCTGGAGCTCAAGCTCCAGCCGTTCGAGGCGCTCGTGCAGGGCATCGACGGCGGCAAGGTGAAGGCGCTCTACGCCGTGGGCAGCGAGGTGCCCGGAAGCGAGGCCACCTTCGCCCAGACGGCGGCGAAGCTGGACACCTTCGTGGTGCAGGCGACGAACGAGTCGCCCCTCACCGCGCAGGCCACCGTGCTGCTGCCGGCCTCCGCGCACGTGGAGTACGACGGCTCGTTCGTGCAGGTGGACGGGCTCGTGCAGCGCTTCCGCAAGGCCTACCCCTCCAAGGGCGAGGCCGTGCCGCACGCGCAGCTCGTGGCGGAGCTCACGCGGGAGCTGGGGGGCAGCACCTCCTGGACGACCACGCGCGAGGCCTTCCGCGAGCTGGGCAAGGCCGTGCCCGAGTTCGCCTCGTTCGACTGGGACAAGGCGGCTCCGCCCGATCGGGAGAAGCCTGGCATCAATCCGCTGCCGTCCGGTGCCGACGGTCGGCCAGCGGGCTACCGTGAGTTCGGCGCTCCCAGGGTTCGAGGTCTCTGA
- a CDS encoding complex I subunit 1/NuoH family protein, protein MKRVLAMLTMLAVFIGLYAVMTGVAYVLGGLVEKELFTGASRIVNMLILMLAVVMGTAALLTMAERKWSALMQDRIGPNRARIDLPLLRDTALGGIPHFLADGAKMLFKEDHLPAAANKLLYNLGPMLAFGPAFALFAVVPSGPSVSVFGQHVDMVVATPDFGILYVFAIASLAVYGTSLAGWSSNNKFALLGGVRASSQMISYEVALGLSLVGLMMAFSTVQLPAFVGNVANELGLGGEATGQARYLWSTNVGGFDIGIPAWGFLLQPLGFFMFFAAAFAETKRAPFDSPEGESEIIGYFVEYSGMKFGLFMISEFVEVVILAGIITALFFGGYHLPFGGEWLSNLPVMKEHGWLYGTILGTVFWVKTLFFIWLQLMIRWSFLRFRYDQIQTLGWKILLPLGLINVFVTGALILWDPSLRYLALFGMLQIGVLVALTTSSASKEEDTHGTGLAAPSAPTSAGVHARASTASSH, encoded by the coding sequence ATGAAGCGCGTTCTCGCCATGCTCACCATGCTCGCCGTCTTCATCGGCCTGTACGCCGTGATGACGGGCGTCGCCTACGTCCTGGGCGGCCTCGTGGAGAAGGAGCTCTTCACCGGCGCCAGCCGGATCGTCAACATGCTCATCCTCATGCTCGCCGTGGTGATGGGCACCGCCGCCCTGCTCACCATGGCCGAGCGCAAGTGGAGCGCGCTGATGCAGGATCGCATCGGTCCGAACCGCGCGCGCATCGATCTGCCCCTGCTGCGCGACACGGCCCTGGGCGGCATCCCCCACTTCCTCGCCGACGGCGCGAAGATGCTGTTCAAGGAGGATCACCTCCCGGCGGCGGCCAACAAGCTGCTCTACAACCTGGGCCCCATGCTGGCCTTCGGGCCGGCGTTCGCCCTGTTCGCCGTGGTGCCCTCGGGCCCCAGCGTGTCGGTGTTCGGCCAGCACGTGGACATGGTCGTGGCCACGCCCGACTTCGGCATCCTCTACGTGTTCGCCATCGCCTCGCTGGCGGTGTACGGCACGTCGCTCGCGGGCTGGTCCTCCAACAACAAGTTCGCCCTGCTCGGCGGCGTGCGCGCCTCCTCGCAGATGATCTCCTACGAGGTCGCGCTCGGCCTGTCGCTGGTGGGCCTGATGATGGCCTTCTCCACGGTGCAGCTGCCCGCCTTCGTGGGCAACGTGGCCAATGAGCTCGGCCTGGGCGGCGAGGCCACGGGCCAGGCGCGCTACCTCTGGTCCACGAACGTGGGCGGCTTCGACATCGGCATCCCCGCGTGGGGCTTCCTCCTGCAGCCGCTCGGCTTCTTCATGTTCTTCGCCGCGGCCTTCGCCGAGACCAAGCGCGCCCCCTTCGACAGCCCCGAGGGCGAGTCGGAGATCATCGGCTACTTCGTCGAGTACTCGGGCATGAAGTTCGGCCTGTTCATGATCTCCGAGTTCGTGGAGGTCGTGATCCTCGCCGGCATCATCACCGCGTTGTTCTTCGGCGGCTACCACCTGCCCTTCGGTGGAGAGTGGCTGTCCAACCTGCCCGTCATGAAGGAGCATGGCTGGCTGTACGGCACCATTCTCGGCACGGTGTTCTGGGTGAAGACGCTGTTCTTCATCTGGTTGCAGCTGATGATCCGCTGGTCCTTCCTGCGCTTCCGCTACGATCAGATCCAGACGCTGGGCTGGAAGATCCTCCTGCCGCTGGGCCTGATCAACGTGTTCGTCACGGGCGCGCTCATCCTCTGGGATCCCTCGCTGCGCTACCTCGCCCTCTTCGGCATGTTGCAGATCGGCGTGCTGGTGGCCCTGACGACGTCCTCGGCCTCGAAGGAGGAGGACACGCACGGCACCGGGCTGGCGGCCCCGTCGGCGCCCACTTCGGCCGGAGTGCACGCGCGTGCCTCCACGGCCTCCTCGCACTAG
- a CDS encoding NuoI/complex I 23 kDa subunit family protein, producing MAYNASQDPRTDIRERTYLPELLRGLAITTRHFLRNLFGTRETQTPFEERTGTSLVTTVQYPEEKIPYPPGYRGLHRLVPRDDGKPRCVACYMCATVCPAQCIYIEAGEYPVDSADQSSRVIEKYPTQFVIDELRCIVCGLCVEACPKDAIRMDTYVHTPPEYNRQGFVYDIPKLLKGPAVSHPSDPWNKRSDSKQPAHAHKEAHTRIGEGHDHGHPAHAQALTSGHAEPAPVANGRTVVSNDGPVPVTKFLK from the coding sequence ATGGCTTACAACGCATCCCAGGATCCCCGCACCGACATCCGCGAGCGGACCTATCTGCCGGAGCTGCTCCGCGGCCTGGCCATCACCACCCGGCACTTCCTCCGCAACCTCTTCGGGACGCGCGAGACCCAGACGCCCTTCGAGGAGCGCACCGGCACCAGCCTGGTGACCACGGTGCAGTACCCCGAGGAGAAGATCCCCTATCCCCCGGGCTACCGCGGACTGCACCGGCTGGTGCCGCGCGACGATGGCAAGCCGCGCTGCGTGGCCTGCTACATGTGCGCCACCGTCTGCCCGGCCCAGTGCATCTACATCGAGGCGGGCGAGTACCCGGTGGACTCCGCGGATCAGAGCTCGCGCGTCATCGAGAAGTACCCCACCCAGTTCGTCATCGACGAGCTGCGCTGCATCGTGTGCGGCCTGTGCGTGGAGGCGTGCCCCAAGGACGCCATCCGCATGGACACGTACGTGCACACCCCGCCCGAGTACAACCGGCAGGGCTTCGTCTACGACATCCCCAAGCTGCTCAAGGGGCCCGCGGTGTCCCACCCGTCGGATCCCTGGAACAAGCGCTCGGACTCGAAGCAGCCGGCCCACGCGCACAAGGAGGCCCACACCCGCATCGGCGAGGGCCACGATCACGGCCACCCGGCCCATGCGCAGGCGCTGACCTCGGGCCACGCGGAGCCGGCTCCCGTCGCCAACGGCCGCACCGTCGTCTCCAACGACGGCCCCGTGCCGGTGACGAAGTTCCTCAAGTAG
- a CDS encoding YtxH domain-containing protein has protein sequence MFNASDLKNFSKDDVLDLLGLETKKGPADWLLPTLGAFSVGILLGAGLGLLIAPKPGAQLRDDLRNRLREGQDALANATGQSRTEAATRNV, from the coding sequence ATGTTCAATGCCAGTGATCTGAAGAACTTCAGCAAGGATGATGTGCTCGATCTGCTCGGGCTGGAGACCAAGAAGGGTCCCGCGGATTGGCTGCTGCCCACCCTGGGCGCCTTCTCCGTGGGCATCCTGCTGGGCGCGGGCCTCGGCCTGTTGATCGCCCCCAAGCCCGGCGCCCAGCTGCGCGATGACCTGCGCAACCGCCTGCGCGAGGGCCAGGACGCCCTGGCCAACGCCACCGGCCAGAGCCGCACCGAGGCCGCGACCCGCAACGTCTGA